In Anaerococcus prevotii DSM 20548, the genomic window GTAGGGGTCAAGCTCATGGATTTTCATTTTCTGTAAAAGAAGATGTGCCCATACCACCTTCCTTATTAAATATATATAAGGAGCTTAATAATGATTTAGGTCTTTTTATACCAGATAATGGAGATTTAACCAAGTGGGCTGAACAAGGAGTTTTGCTTTTAAACACAGTTCTTACTGTAAGAGAAAAATCTCCTAACTCCCATAAAGGAAAAGGCTGGGAGATACTTACTGATAGAATAATAGAGTTATTGAATAAACGTGAAAAGCCTATGGTATTTATTCTTTGGGGAGCAAATGCAAAATCAAAGGAAAGATTAATTACCAATAAAAATCATCTTATCTTAAAATCAGTACATCCTTCGCCTTTATCGGCTTATAGAGGATTTTTTGGATCAAAAGTTTTTTCTAAGACAAATGAGTTCTTAAAAGCAAATAATATGGAAGAAATTGACTGGCAAATCGAGAATCAGAGATGACTCTCGATTATTTTTTTTGCTAAAGTAAGAAGATTTTTGTGATTATATTTGAAATTTTCTCTTATTATTAGGAAATGTTCGTCAATACTGAGACTTGTCTCATTTTTGATCTCAAAATTATTTATACTTACATAGCCTTTAACATCCCTATTAAGAATTCCATATAAAACTTGTAAATTGATTATAATTGTTCTTCCTTTTATTATTAATTCATAATTTTCTCCATTAAAATAAGATTCTTTTAGAAGATTTTGAGACCTTAGAGAAATTCTTGCAACGTCGTTATTTATATCACAGTTTAATAAAGTTATAGGAGATAAATTAGAATCAATTGAAAGTTTATCTTCAAAGTATTTTTCTATATAGACAATCTTCTCGGTTGCAATAAGATCATTTTCATTATGCTTCATTATAGGATAAGGATTTGTACGCCTTTTCAAATCATTAGTTAATTTGCTGAAAGTTTTGTAACGTGAAGGGTCATTCCTATAGAAACCTGCAAGTTTCTCAATATCATTAAGCTTAAGTGATTCAAAATCAAAAAACTTGTTGTAGGGCCTTATTAGCTTAAGTAAGTCCAAATCTTGTGGTAGTAGAGGGAAGTCTTTGTGTTTTATAAGCCTATTATTTAAGAAAGGTATATCAAAGGTATCACCATTATAGGTGATTACTTTTTTATCTGATATTTTTCTCTTATAAATTTCAAGTAATCTTTGCTCCTCACTATCATCTTGGGCAAAATATTGGTAAATATAAGCCTTACCATCTATTTTTTCAATTATACCTAACAATACAAGGCTATCTATAGAAGAGTCAAGGCCCGTAGTTTCTATATCTAAAATAATTTCATCTTCTTTTAAATTTTTAGCTTCATATCTTTTCTTTAGTGTAATCATATTATTACTATACTATAATTTGTAATTAGACTTCGTTATAATATAATGAATAAGTTAAGGAGTAGTCTATGATATATTTAGATAATGCAGCAACTACAAAAATGTATAGGGAAGCCATCGATAAAATGGTTGAAGTAGAAGAAAATTGCTATGCAAATACTTCATCAATTCATTCATTTGGCATGGATTCTGAAAATTTAATAAAAAAAAGTAAAAACATAATGGCAAAGGCTATAAATGCGAAAGAAAGTGAAATATACTTCACTAAAGGAGCAAGCGAATCCAATAATATTGTCGTTTCATCTTTTGCATCTGCTGATAGCAAAGTCATTACAACAAGTATAGAGCACTCATCTATATATGATGCTGTTATAAATAATAACTACAAAGAAGTAGTATTTTTAAAAAATGACAAATATGGTTTTGTCGATTTAAAAGATTTGAAAGAAAAGTTAGATAAAGATGTCAAGCTTGTATCAATAATATACGTGAACAACGAAATAGGAACGATTCAAGATGTAAGGGAAATATCGAAAATCATAAAATCTTATAATCCAAATATTTGTATGCATATAGATGCTACCCAAGCTGTATGTAAAATTTCTTGTGATGTTGATAAACTTGGTGTAGACTTAATGAGTTTTAGTGCACATAAGTTTCATGGACCAAAGG contains:
- a CDS encoding uracil-DNA glycosylase translates to MSVQIGNDWDQLLKEEWEKPYYKNLRKFLINEYKHYNIYPDMYDLFNALKYVSYEDTKVVILGQDPYHGRGQAHGFSFSVKEDVPIPPSLLNIYKELNNDLGLFIPDNGDLTKWAEQGVLLLNTVLTVREKSPNSHKGKGWEILTDRIIELLNKREKPMVFILWGANAKSKERLITNKNHLILKSVHPSPLSAYRGFFGSKVFSKTNEFLKANNMEEIDWQIENQR
- a CDS encoding ribonuclease H-like domain-containing protein; its protein translation is MITLKKRYEAKNLKEDEIILDIETTGLDSSIDSLVLLGIIEKIDGKAYIYQYFAQDDSEEQRLLEIYKRKISDKKVITYNGDTFDIPFLNNRLIKHKDFPLLPQDLDLLKLIRPYNKFFDFESLKLNDIEKLAGFYRNDPSRYKTFSKLTNDLKRRTNPYPIMKHNENDLIATEKIVYIEKYFEDKLSIDSNLSPITLLNCDINNDVARISLRSQNLLKESYFNGENYELIIKGRTIIINLQVLYGILNRDVKGYVSINNFEIKNETSLSIDEHFLIIRENFKYNHKNLLTLAKKIIESHL
- a CDS encoding cysteine desulfurase family protein, producing MIYLDNAATTKMYREAIDKMVEVEENCYANTSSIHSFGMDSENLIKKSKNIMAKAINAKESEIYFTKGASESNNIVVSSFASADSKVITTSIEHSSIYDAVINNNYKEVVFLKNDKYGFVDLKDLKEKLDKDVKLVSIIYVNNEIGTIQDVREISKIIKSYNPNICMHIDATQAVCKISCDVDKLGVDLMSFSAHKFHGPKGVGILYVRNNILSKIKPLIYGGRQEIVSSGTVNHPAICAAGVALEKQLMNNEYKYIEDLNLALRKAIEESIDDYYIISPKENSSAYVLDVCFKNIKSEVLVHYLEDNGIFVSSGSACSKGGDNRILKALGIDKDYIDGAIRFSFSNDTSMEDINKTVEVLKEGIEMIREVF